A part of Carettochelys insculpta isolate YL-2023 chromosome 1, ASM3395843v1, whole genome shotgun sequence genomic DNA contains:
- the LOC142006994 gene encoding C-signal-like isoform X2, which yields MAGLNLRSVLVTGANRGIGLELVKQLLGSSNPLEWVFATCRDPMGERMQELQNLAAKHPNLVIVALELTDPASIKAAAARVETHLKGSGLNLLINNAGIVKLNTLESETPEDMALVYATNMTGPLLAFLPLLKQAAQGSPQTGLSCSKAAIVNISSEAGSMQNVCGWHMVQIISYRCSKAALNMLTKCQALGYGGDGILSVAVHPGWVQTDTGNFSSIQAPLTVEASVRGMLHVLSTLCEKDNGGFVNWEGKVLPW from the exons ATGGCTGGCTTGAATCTCCGCAGTGTTCTGGTGACCGGGGCCAATCGAGGAATCGGCCTGGAACTCGTCAAGCAGCTTCTGGGGAGCTCCAACCCactggagtgggtctttgccacctgcCGGGACCCGATGGGAGAGCGAATGCAG GAGTTGCAGAACCTGGCGGCAAAACATCCAAACCTGGTGATAGTTGCACTCG AACTCACAGACCCAGCCAGCATCAAGGCGGCGGCAGCCAGAGTTGAGACACACCTGAAAGGCTCGGGTCTCAATCTGCTGATAAACAATGCTGGGATAGTGAAGTTGAACACGCTGGAGTCAGAGACACCAGAGGACATGGCCCTCGTGTACGCGACCAACATGACGGGGCCCTTGCTG gccttcctgcccttgctgaagcaggctgcccagggaagcccccagacagggctgagctgcagcaaggcggccatcGTCAACATATCCAGCGAAGCTGGCTCCATGCAGAATGTCTGTGGCTGGCATatggtccaaatcatctcctatcgctgcagcaag GCTGCTCTCAatatgctcaccaagtgccaggccttggggtatggtggagacgggatcctgagtgtcgctgtccatcctggctgggtgcagacagacacGGGGAATTTCAGCTCCATCCAG GCCCCACTGACGGTGGAGGCAAGTGtcagagggatgctgcacgtgctctccacgctctgcgagaaggacaatggaggctttgtgaactgggaagggaaagttcttccctggtga
- the LOC142006994 gene encoding C-signal-like isoform X1, translated as MAGLNLRSVLVTGANRGIGLELVKQLLGSSNPLEWVFATCRDPMGERMQELQNLAAKHPNLVIVALELTDPASIKAAAARVETHLKGSGLNLLINNAGIVKLNTLESETPEDMALVYATNMTGPLLVSQAFLPLLKQAAQGSPQTGLSCSKAAIVNISSEAGSMQNVCGWHMVQIISYRCSKAALNMLTKCQALGYGGDGILSVAVHPGWVQTDTGNFSSIQAPLTVEASVRGMLHVLSTLCEKDNGGFVNWEGKVLPW; from the exons ATGGCTGGCTTGAATCTCCGCAGTGTTCTGGTGACCGGGGCCAATCGAGGAATCGGCCTGGAACTCGTCAAGCAGCTTCTGGGGAGCTCCAACCCactggagtgggtctttgccacctgcCGGGACCCGATGGGAGAGCGAATGCAG GAGTTGCAGAACCTGGCGGCAAAACATCCAAACCTGGTGATAGTTGCACTCG AACTCACAGACCCAGCCAGCATCAAGGCGGCGGCAGCCAGAGTTGAGACACACCTGAAAGGCTCGGGTCTCAATCTGCTGATAAACAATGCTGGGATAGTGAAGTTGAACACGCTGGAGTCAGAGACACCAGAGGACATGGCCCTCGTGTACGCGACCAACATGACGGGGCCCTTGCTGGTGAGCCAG gccttcctgcccttgctgaagcaggctgcccagggaagcccccagacagggctgagctgcagcaaggcggccatcGTCAACATATCCAGCGAAGCTGGCTCCATGCAGAATGTCTGTGGCTGGCATatggtccaaatcatctcctatcgctgcagcaag GCTGCTCTCAatatgctcaccaagtgccaggccttggggtatggtggagacgggatcctgagtgtcgctgtccatcctggctgggtgcagacagacacGGGGAATTTCAGCTCCATCCAG GCCCCACTGACGGTGGAGGCAAGTGtcagagggatgctgcacgtgctctccacgctctgcgagaaggacaatggaggctttgtgaactgggaagggaaagttcttccctggtga